One genomic window of Gossypium hirsutum isolate 1008001.06 chromosome D11, Gossypium_hirsutum_v2.1, whole genome shotgun sequence includes the following:
- the LOC107910982 gene encoding triacylglycerol lipase 2, translating to MVLFFVSPNVLAIDKVFPGNAKDVDIIIKSSISDDDDTICKSLVQTQGYACEEHKVTAKDGYILSVQRIPVGRSGKTASKPPVLLQHGLLVDAAAWLLNTPDESLGFILADNGFDVWLANTRGTKYSRGHTSLSSNDSAYWEWSWDELVQYDLSALVQYVQYKTGQKLHYVGHSLGTLIALAAFSEQGKLINMFKSAALLSPIAHLNQIPSQLTKEAAQLHIAEELYSLGYRQFPPGWDVLGPILEKICNEPGTNCSELMTALTGPNCCINSSRAGELLKHEPQPTATKNIIHLSQMIRTGTIAMYDYGSEDENKEHYGQSDPPAYNMKNIPKELPLFLGYGGQDMLADANDVKALLNDLKDHDNGELVEVYSEEYAHADFVLGVNASKVVYDPMISFFDIHSS from the exons ATGG TATTATTCTTTGTGTCACCAAATGTTTTGGCCATTGATAAGGTGTTTCCAGGCAATGCTAAGGATGTTGATATCATAATAAAATCCTCAATCAGTGATGACGATGATACTATCTGCAAATCGCTTGTGCAGACTCAAGGTTACGCCTGTGAAGAACATAAA GTTACTGCGAAAGATGGTTACATCCTTAGCGTGCAGCGGATTCCAGTAGGGCGGTCTGGTAAGACAGCGAGCAAACCGCCGGTGCTGCTACAACATGGGCTATTAGTG GATGCCGCAGCATGGTTGCTGAACACTCCAGATGAATCTTTAGGTTTCATTTTAGCGGATAATGGCTTCGATGTGTGGCTTGCGAACACACGCGGAACTAAATATAGTCGTGGACATACGTCTTTGAGTTCGAATGATTCG GCTTACTGGGAATGGTCGTGGGATGAATTAGTCCAGTATGATCTTTCAGCTCTTGTCCAATATGTTCAGTACAAAACTGGGCAGAAGTTGCATTATGTTGGGCATTCCTTG GGAACTTTGATCGCTTTAGCTGCCTTTTCCGAACAAGGTAAGCTGATAAACATGTTCAAATCAGCTGCTTTGCTTAGTCCAATTGCTCACCTCAATCAGATTCCGTCGCAATTAACAAAAGAAGCTGCACAGCTGCATATAGCCGAA GAATTATACAGCTTGGGTTACCGTCAATTTCCTCCAGGATG GGACGTCCTAGGCCCAATTCTGGAAAAGATATGCAATGAACCAGGCACTAATTGCTCCGAGTTAATGACTGCTTTAACAG GCCCAAACTGCTGTATAAATTCTTCAAGGGCAGGCGAGTTACTTAAACATGAACCCCAACCAACTGCAACTAAGAACATAATCCACTTGTCTCAAA TGATAAGAACAGGGACCATAGCCATGTACGATTACGGTAGTGAAGATGAGAACAAGGAACACTACGGGCAATCGGATCCCCCAGCATACAACATGAAAAACATCCCGAAAGAGCTCCCTCTTTTCCTTGGCTATGGTGGTCAAGACATGCTTGCTGATGCTAACGATGTTAAGGCCTTGCTAAATGACCTCAAAGATCACGACAATGGAGAGCTGGTTGAAGTATACAGCGAGGAATATGCTCATGCAGATTTTGTTCTTGGTGTGAATGCTAGTAAAGTCGTCTATGATCCTATGATTTCCTTCTTCGACATCCATTCATCTTGA